From Argopecten irradians isolate NY chromosome 3, Ai_NY, whole genome shotgun sequence:
AGGGGGGAGTGGGGTaggaaatattgaggacctttgccctcCCCATTACTTTTCATTTTCCTACACCACTGATTCGCAtcgaatctgtgaattcagaagaaagatttttgaaaagtaACCCAATTtcaccccttttggccccgctccTCTGGCcactgggggtcggccaggaccaatattgatatgatgttaaaatgctttctcaggcttataattctaacccagtttgactaatttcctatgaaaacaaagcaaataatgttcctaaatttgtttttcctatataaactatagtaaatttgaccccctccccaggggaaaacctGCGATCcaagggccatgaaattcacaatttttgtaaagggccttaagaccttccaatctatgaggagtatctggttccatcaaatctatgaattcagaagaagatttttgaagttttagcctatttgacccctgttggccctgcccctcaggcccctgggtgtcggccaggaccaatatgggtATGACtataaatgctatctcaggctaaaaagtttaacccagtttgacttatttcctatgaaaaataagcaaataacgtTCATAACAgctgtgtttttcctatatataaactaaagtaaacttgacccctccccagggggacacatgagaccccagggtcagaCAATTCAcacacaatttttgtaaaggaccttaagacctttccatctatgaaaattgtttgattctaccagttccagaatttcggaagaagatttttgaagttttatctTATTTGacaccttttggccccgcccctaaggcccctaggggtcagtcattgaaaatttgttaatatgattcgATGTTCATCTCATAgcgataattctgacaacatttggctaattttctattataaatgaccaaataatactccaaaatgtgttttcacaatataaactataggaaacttaaccccctccccagtgggaaacctgagaccccagggtcatattttttttgtagagggccttgagatctttctatatatgaagagtatttgaaaaagatttttgaaattttacccctcttggcccctcccacagtcCCCTGAGGgatgggggtcatataattcacaattttgattggccttatgtcttagaaggtttgtgcaaaatgtcattgaaattgcttcagcggtttttgagaagtcgaaaatgtaaattgtttacggacatacgacgtaTGACGggcgacgacggacaaaagtcGATTAGAAtagtcacttgagacttcgtctcagaaGACCTAAAAACTCGTCAAAATACAGTTTTGCAATTGACGTTATCACGGTTCTAATCAAAGGGTGATAACTCTATATTCAGAATGGAGATCGTTACACTGATATGCACAGTATTATTTAATGATGAAAATGGTCTTTATGGGACGTGGATTTTGACGTTTATTCAAATCCAAGCCATTTGGAGACATGCATAACATTGGGTGAAAGTGATCAGGAGCGTATTTACCATAGACTTGCTCAATTTTTAACTGAATTagaaaatgtttattatttacaaacTCTGTGGAAAATAATCTTTTTACCTGCATGGCAAATTATAGTGCTTTACATTGTATTAAGAATTCTTTATATATCTATTCAAAAGGAGTCATAAAGAACAAATTGAAAGTTATACACCGATCGCCAAAATATCACCAAAGGATGTGTATAGGGTGTATTATAATTCCCCATTGATGTGACAAAATATCATCGCATATCATACGTTAGCGTTATTATGACATTTTATGGCTGTAAATCCAATGTAGTTTATTGAAAGATCGACATGTAGtgattaaatatatacaacGGTCTTATACAACATTTGGTATTGTAAAATTCAAAGGTTgtggatttttttatatatgcatAGGCCTAATGTATGATAACCATGTGACAAttcgtaacaaatgtaaattacattttcaaaaaaatgtgGAATTGTAATGATCAAACTTTATACAGATTACATTTTAACCATGAAAGTAAGTAACTAAAACCCTGATTGGCCTTCTcgtaatgtacattgtatgtcccTAGATGCCAAATGTAAATTGTTACAGTGTACTACTTCGATCTTAAAGTCGTTAGCGTTATTATGACATTTTATGGCTGTAAATCCAATGTAGTTTATTGAAAGATCGACATGTAGtgattaaatatatacaactgTCTTATACAACATTTGGTATTGTAAAATTCAAAGgttgtggatttttttttatatatgcatAGGCCTAATGTATGATAACCATGTGACAATTCGTTaacaaatgtaaattacattttcaaaaaaatggaATTGTAATGATCAAACTTTATACAGATTACATTTTAACCATGAAAGTAAGTAACTTCGATCTTCAAGGGtagctatggtgacccccttatatccctacggcccaatagtccgaaggcccgtcagcccgaaggcccattagtcctaaggcccgttagtccgaagggccaatagtccgaaggcccgatagtctaggggtgtagagattgtgagTGATttgaacccctggagtatcgaggatgtggacATACCATGCAGTGTGTTTAGTTAGGTATATCAACATTATAACAGGGGCTGTGTCGGTTCATCATTTCACAAAGGACAGGTTCATATGCATCAAACAAGCCCAAAGACCAATATTTACTTCATCACCCGTGACCATAATCACTGACACGGGCATTGAGACaacatatttgtataatgtggATAAATATCAAACAAGCCCAAAGACCAATATTTACTTCATCACCCGTGACCATAATCACTGACACGGGCATTGAGACaacatgtttgtataatgtgGATAAATATCAAGAAATAAACATGCATAAGGCTTTATTCATTAGCGGACAATACTTAGTATAGATTACAACTTGTGGACTCCCAGCGTAAGGAGTATACAATAATGGTACACTTTTGTAGGTACATCTGAAGCAAACATACCATTTAAAACATATCATAAAGTATaccaatacaaaaaaataacaaaacacaacaacaacagcacAACAACAAgaacaacaacaataacaacaacaacaaacaaacaaacagcaaAAATTAAATGCTAGAAACTGTATACGATCAATTTAAAAAGGCATTCGACTAAAAAGCTGGAATGCAAAAGGAGGTCATATTAAAGACACTTTAATAGGCGAGAACAAAATAGTAGAAAAGCATTTGATTTCTGAAACAATAAAGCTTTTTATATTGCTGGCAAATAGATCAATTAATTTACATCATAATATAGTAGaaattataagtacatgtactttgtttCTGATATAGTTTTTATATTGCTGACAATTcaataaatcaatttataaTATAACACCTCTGTAGCCCCATGTCAATGTAGAATTCATTAGAGGCCTGTGTGCGGGGGAAGCTATTCAACATAAATTAATGTAAGATTTGTGGAGGCGTTAGTGTGGCCGTGAATGACTATGACATGTATTAGCGATTAACCATTGGTATTGTATATGGTGGGTACTGGAATTTCAAGCACCTTGCTCTCAATTATAAATGTGTGCCTGGTgtcatatttatagaaataatggATATAACACGTCGAAAAAATTTGATGGAGAAACTGTAAAAGATGCAAGGTTCGGTTTTTTTCTTGGAATATAGGGCAATCGACGTGTGAAGTCCTATAGCATTTTGCGAGAGTTTGTTAATTATCGATGAAGGCTGGTAACAGACAGTAGTCATAACATTAGTGATTACAATACTGAAACAAAGCTCAACAGACGGTATAATGTGGCAGAAATTGATGAATCTTTCAGCATTGCTCTTTCTCTCGGATATGTATTCTTCTTCATCATTTCACTGTGTCGATCGCTGATCTGCATTTCTGAGAAACATCATTAGAATACGTAAGTGCCTTGGTACATCGCCAAGATGTTGTCAGACAAGCAACGCCCATTAAACATAAACGTTTGGAatcaaaattatctaaaatacaATCCCTTCTGAAAAAATATGGTATATCGAcatgaaatatattcattttatggAACAGGATACTAGAATTAATAGTCATTTCAATCATGATATAGACGCGTTCATGTTTCGAAACTGCTTGAAAATTGTCTAAATGCATTTTATCGCCGACAGGTGGTGCTAGATAAAGTGCCACCGACCATGGTATACAATAATGACGTAAATAAACATAATGAGTTGTACTATACCTATCCGTGTAAAGCTTTGACAAAGATAAAGGAATGTCTGCCAATAATTAGATACGTAATGTATAAGCAAACAACGATAAAATTAATGGATGTATAAGTAATTCCTTATTGAACTGGTAGTTGCATTGATTATGAAATGTAGGCTTTTTCTGTTGGTCTGTATGAATCCATTTAAATTCTGACACGTATAGAATTTATGTCATTCCGGGTATCTTTGCAAGACGTATGAACTTTAATTTACAAGGGAGTTCCCACCACCAAAACAACCCCCTCCCCCTGACCCTCCGCACCACTTACATGTACTTCACAGTAAAGACAAAATAGCGGGGCTGTTCAATCATTTACCTCCCTATAACCTACTACAGTGTCAGACGCAggatgaaaacaaacaaatatgcCCGAACATTACACCAAAATACCTTCCCAATTATTCGAAGTGAGGACAGATTTCTGATTGCCGATTACGATTAAGTTTCAGAAGGCTGGTGTTGAGAGCTATATGCCAAATTTTGCTAATTACTTATTCTGTTATGTAACAGCTTTGGTGTATTCAACATAGAATAGTAGTCCTACATTTTTTAAACATCAGGAGAAAAAGGTATTTTTGCTATCTTTTTTTcacttaatgattttttttctaacataCATTGGCAATGCTTTGGTGGCATTTAAGGTAACTATGCAAAAAtctaatttacaaatgtttaaTGGCCATTTTCATTCTATCAAAAGTCATGatcatgttttcaaaataaaatagaaattcaatctttttatttttttccagtgTGATCCATAAATTCGCTTTAACATAATTTTTGAGGACAATTAAAACGAATAACCCATACCATTGACGTCTTAAGATGTAGTTAACATAGCCCTGCGATTGTACCTAATGTCGACCAGCTGAGCTTATCATTATAATGATACACTTTGATATTGTTCGCAGTTATTTTACGTTTTTATGACAGTGGTTTGTGTATTACGTAAAAAGAAGATCGTTATATCAAGTATCTTAGTGACTTAATTAAATAGGTAGCCTTAATGACATGTCAAACTTTACTCATGTAGCGTTGATACTCTCTGCATCATTTAAACTGgtcatttatacatataacatatacactgctttcaaatacaaattttgaataataattacaaaaaatcataatatatagttacatcacatttatatatatgttgtttttacGCTCTCGTTTTATTTGTAAGTAAAATACACAAGTCAAATAAAACTTAAGACGGTGCAGCAATGGTATTTTACACTTTTATTAAGAAAAAACAATATCTCATAAATAAACACGCACTGAACTAGTGAGTCACTTTGTAACAAATCTCAAGCTATTTCGGCTAGGAATATCGCTCACAACATCTTAGTGTAGAAAGctaactgaaaataaaatagaagTGTTCTTTATGTTAAACTGTATATCGTTTATCGTCTTAGTCCAATTACTATAGTATGGAAGTGTGATTTTGATAAactgaaataataaaatgtccTATGCTTGGTTTGTTCGTGTTAAATGTTTACAGTGATCTGTTTTACAGTATCTATTACATTTTCATCACATAACAGCCCCACTGTCATTAGGCCCTAGGACACCACAAAAGACTTTACAACCACTATTCGCCATCACCCCTGTTGTTTTGATGGTATCTCACAAACCATCGTTTTTTAGTTTGTTTACTTTTTATAGCCCCGTTGGTAtctttgtatacatatatgtgagtAGTTTATTATCAGTCCACGGGACACGGAGGATGTCCGACATATTCGTTAACCCGTGTTGACATAGTCTTGGTTTTTACAACAGGTAAATTGTATTCTTAGTTCTTTCTTATGATGCCTCCTTTCACAGCATAGTATGTTCTAGTTTTGGGGAAGCGAAATCTGCTCATGTCTTTTCGCGTCGATACACTAATGTTATAGTTCGCATTAATACGAAATTGTTAGTTGCAGTttacacattaaacatttatattatttgattcATGATATCCGCttatttttaacttcaaatattttgattattgtttGTACCTATCAATCATCTCAtttgataaatacaaaacatgtgttTAATGAACAATCATCCATGGCAATAGCAAACCATTGAGCGATGAAAGTTATTAGATAACCAAAACTTTGCATAGTCTATTAGAATAGTCGCTATATTTGACAACagcaaaatgtcttaaatacaTGACAAGAAGGACATATTCTGACTAGAACCCACAATACATAGTTCAAGTGAAGACAAGAACAGAAATTATATTAACAGTGTTGAAATATAGAGGATATAATCAATGGACATCATAATACACTTGATGCAGTTGATTATAATTAATAGTTTTGAGTAGTATTTATCACAAATATAACCAGTTCAACCATGTCATACATGAACTACCATATCATACAAATCGTACCACATTCGTGTAATAACActcttgtgacgtcacaaaatgacgtcataataaagTATATGGAAACCAAGGTTTCGAAggttttctctatatatacataaatactaCTTATGTGATTAATATAATCTCACATTCGTAAATTTTAcgtaatatgaaattattaaagtcgtaaaataatttgatatgccactaaAAAGCGCGTGAcgtatcaaattattgaattcGTTAAATACATTCCATATTACATACAATGTCATTCATAGATCTAGACTCTCTATATTTCATAGCTGAAACCTGCCAAAATCGATTGCCATATAAATCAATTAGCAAACTAATGAAGGATTTCTATATCAAAGGTACTTATTAAGGAGTATATATCaagtttttatatttacaaaatataaaacattaaaagatATAATGTGATTCATCTTCTAGTCGTGCGATATTGGGCTTAACGATTCGTTCGAAGGGAATTACAGAAAAACAAACATGGGGTTGTGCGTAACAAATAACAAACATAACGCTCTCCCTGTTTTCTCAAATACGCATTCAAATAAATATAGGTCAAGTTTACCGATCATACACTCAAGAAAATTCATGTAAAATGCAAATATGtacaaaaacataacaatataaACGGACtgtgataataataatatgggAAGGAATTAGACAGAGgtataataatacataattatgttattaaaaaaacaaccagTGTttacacatcctcgatactcaaggggttctgatcacttacgatcacAGAACAGGTAGAATCAGAAGAGCCGTATAaaggtacactgtggttggctgCGTGCCATTGAAATTACGGGTCTCTCtttctgtagtcttcaaaggccTGACCTGTggttggttcagattttttctttgaGCTGCATTCATTTTTACTATAAAATTGTCGAAGTTGTAGATATActaagtgatcgaaacccctggagtatctagGATGGTGTTTACCATGATATTGTCTTCGTAGTAAATAGAATGAACTTCAACATATGACTAAAtgattacaaaatgtattgaaaattgGACAATTATTTGGAAAGTTTCATTATTGCAGGAAAACCTTTCCCTCAAATctacatatttcatatataaatcaTCCTTCATCATCCTACAAAGGCTTTGTCAAGTTTTCGCCGAGGTCAGTTGTATAATTCCACCAGGTGCGTCTCTTTTACATTTAAACAGGTATTGTTTTTTCACTTTGTCGCTGAGAGCAATCATATATCGCTACCAAGGAGGAACACGTTAATTAAATATTCAGAGTAGCTAAGGCATCGAATGATAAAGTTTTCTTCTCATCCTTCCGCATGTTCCGATATTCCTCTGTAAGAGCGAGTGTGTGGGCAGTGTTCTTGGCTTCGTCCCCTTAGACACATTTCACACTGACGTTAATATTTTGGCTTACAGTATGTATGGTAAGTAATGGTTATGACATTCATCGTTGCTCTCTTTGTGCGGAGATTACTAAACAACCTGTGAAAACTTGGATAGCAAATGCTTTTATAAGAAATCGTCTTAGAAAAATtcctcaaatataaaaaaacagaaaacatttcaCCTTCATTCATAACAACACCATTTTAGTGGGCACAACGATTTTAGCAAAAAATACCTTTGTAGACATTATTCCATGCGTTTTACAAAACAATGCGTTCTTTTCTTTTTGCACCTATGAAACATCTTGTTCTGCTCAATTTCTATGTTCTATGGAAATCAAGTTGCAATGAAAATGTCAGTGTAACATTTTAGTAAGATGAATAAAATGACAACTTTTGGAGCATCATTCTACAATAAACCACAATCCAATATACGATAGTATTGTCATGATCACGTGATCCGTATCGAATCACGTGCATTATAGACTAAATGAATTCAGTCTCACAGTGTCCGATTTTCGTTAAGTCGTACCGTAGCATCATGTCATGGTATGACGTCATTGCAGTGACGTGAAATGTGAAGGATCACTGACAACAGATTTGAAGTTATTCGAAGGAAACCGTCTGTTATGAATACGATTTTGCAGCTATGTAAGCGGATACTTCGTACACATCAGCTTGACAAattctgaaaaagaaaaataagttttgaatCACTTTATGTCAAAAAGCCAGGAAAATCTATGGctttttcgatactttttcgaACCAATTTCCACAGAATTTTATCTgttcatatcaatattacacAGGGTCTCGGTCTTTTATCTCTTCCAattcaacatttttattttaaaataatgcgTCTTTATTGAACGACGATTAATTCCATTTTCTTATTGTAACTTACTAAACATTCATTCGAAAAGTCAATAACGGCTTATCTATCACTTTGATTTCTTGACACTAAGCAGACACTATCCATTGCAAAAAATAGCAATGCTTTAAGTAAACATAAAGATCCAAGATCTTGTAACGGAAACCAAATATACATGATACTTTTATCCAACATAGTAATCTATTTGATGGAACAGATTTTATTTCTCTCTCACGTGTAATCTCTTTATTAAAACTTCACCTTTAATGTCTGTGATGTATGCTATTTATACTTTGTACACAGCTGTAGGATGCACGTGTAAATCATTACCGCGCGTGCGATGGAACCACAACATCCGCAGCTGACATGATAGAGTGGGTATCAACCAAGTACAGTTGTATACCCATCGAATTTCATCACAGTCAATGCATTTATCTATATGTTGTATACTGATAAATAATAACCACTTTTAACATTCGCTGTATAAATATTTACGGTTTGTCGTATAGTTTGCTATTTGTCAGTCAGTTAAAATATAGTGTTATAACATAAGTATGATATGAACCACtacattgtttattattatttatttacatgttacGGTCATTTGCCGCATAATGAAATGAGGAATAACAGTTTAGGTTTAAAGGTCTtactgtaaacatatatatttatataaatacagatataaatatttattttataaagcaTTGGACCCACCTTATTGCAGGCACTGAcctttagaaaaaaaacaacaactataAACAAATAAGGTTACTGAACCACCTTGCGCACATTCCTTACAGGTGGCAATGCGAAGGACCATctctttgattttaatataatatgttttaataatgGTAACATTTCGAACcggatacatgtacatagtcaATCTCTGCCGTGGTGCATTGCGTTCCCCACATTTGAATGAGAGATTggtatataatatcaaaatgctCGCGTGCATTGAACGAGGGTAGTATACCTTCATAGTTCATTCTTCCATCAAAATCTACATCTACTTCACGTATCATTTCCTCCACCTCTTCCTGAGTAAGCTTCTCTCCGAGGTTCATCATACAAAGCCTCAATTCCTCAGCGTCAATGTAACCATTTCCGTCCCTGTCAAACATTTTAAAGGCTTCACGCAGCGCCCTCTCGTGGTCTTCATCATCGATATCACGACTCATAACGACGTCAAGAAAACTCTCAAAGTCCACAGAACCAGTATCTGAAAACGAATATAACAgtcttttgtaaaataaaaatagataaatacaaaAGACTTGTTAAATATCACATTTCATATTAAAATAACCCTACACGAAGGCTGAGATATGATTGAATTAAAGATAATTAGCGAATCAAATAACCTTATCCTGTAAGAATAATTGAAACAATTCAAGTAAGAATCTTGTTATTATCTTAAACATCGTGAATACATCTGGACATAAGTTGGTTTAGTTAAACACTATTAATGTAGTTCTATCTCTAGACGTGTGACTTTAACATGTAAATTGTTTGCCTGGTTATATCTTTGCAGATGAAATACCTTTAAAAAAGGAGAGAAAAAACCTGCGGAAACGACGCAACGATACGCGATTGAGACATTTCTGTGACAGAATGAGCTTGGCGTAATTATCCTTATTCCCTTCTATCATTCTCACGTTATTCTGAACGTTTACACCTATCGAAAACCGATTATTAATGTACACCTTATAGTGACAGTATTATACTAtatcatgtttatttatatatatcattggatGCAGGGCCTGAAATATCCTATAAATTCCACATTGTGATACTCAGTAGGGGAATGTTGGAGAAGATATTAATCAACGTTAACCTATCTACCaaacacaatttaattgacATCCGACAGACAGGcatattatagaaatatttccATCTGGTACGAAAGAAAAAAAGTTGCGTAATGCTCATATCATCGTTTGTGGCACGCTGTCAAACAAGAGTTTTCAGATAAAGATTATCAAAATCTAAAAGAGAGCCaagttttcatatatataataattttgttcAGAATCTGGCACATGATGTAAATTACATGCAGCATATGATGTTACTCTTAACCCATTAGCCTAGAAACGCCGTAGATGATACGTTTCCAAAGGTTTAGACACACagacatgtatacatattacatcTGATGAGCTTGTACGTggttttttatatttatatattatagtgGGTACATCTAGTACAATCCGTAAAACCGGTTGCTAAATACTCCATGACACACAGGGATAAGGAATATTGCGCAACAAGATCACAAGTACAGTAAAACttcatattgatatatttgcttttatacatattatatatcccGTTTTTGTATATTACCTCACTTGCGGATAGGTTTCTCTTATTGTAACGTCACTATTTGGGAGCAATTTAtatcgttttctccgaaaagtatgatgttacgctctcaaacacatgacgtcacaatcaatacctacccgcaaaggcagataactctgtaatatgcaaatacagaataattaCGAAAAgaaatttaatgttaattataaaagtacTTTCAGGGAAACGAAATTTTGAGAGGCATAATACTGGCTCTTAAAACAGTGTTGTAAAGGACTTGTTCACAATGCTGCCTGATATTAAATATAACTATAACCATACTTAACATATATTTGAAACCATCTGCTGTAACAAAATCTTAAATGCTTGAACATTTGCCCAATATCATATTCAATATTATAACACTTGCAACGTGATAGTGCCGCACTTGAGCATATGCATCCGGCAACTTGAGATCTTGGCTGTCTCAGCCTGTCAAGTACAGACGAGGTGATAAAATAACACTCACTTTATTGAGATATACCATTGTAATGACCGTTGTTATTTAAGGAAAAACTGCTCTGATCGGTACCTAGGATAACATGTATGATCTTGATAAACGCCGTACGCGAGACAAACTGCATGTTTATCATCGTACATCATATGATATAACTGATAGCTCAGGAGTTTCAATTACGTGGTGATCTACCGAGAGATTGAGTCAACATTTAGAAATAGTTtgacaaaacataatataaatctCTGATTTATATTAAGAAGTAGGTTGCAAAAGCCCTGCGGTCGTTTAACTACTGCTTGACGTCAAAATAAACGGATAGTTTCCTAATGGGTTTGcagttaaaatttaaatattgtgtAAGACACAAAAGATATGATTTcataatttcttatttttataaCGTTTTTGAAACTTTAATGTTTTGTCACATTGGCCTCAAAGTTTCTGAAATCCTTTATAAAGTTgccatacatgtataaaggaaACATTTTGTTGTTCTGCCATCTTGAAATCTAGAAATCAGGAATGAAGcgttttttaatttcaaatttgaaggcgagaaattatttgaaaaaggaTTGAACAACAGGCATAAACTATGTGAGTTCTCACCCTTTGTAAAAGGTACCGTTTTGTATATATCTGACGTTACAGTCGTCACATTGTACTAGTGAAACACGCTACAGTAGTATGTTTATCGAACAAACTTAATAACATAAAACTGAAAAGTATATAAGGTGCGAAAGactaaaaaaatgatgaaacatatatacagttCTGCTGAAAAGCTTCCTAAGGATTCTTAGATACTGGATTTGttgaaaaaatgataacaagGCAAGAATTCTGTTGAatacaaaaatcaaattaattaatcaCACCACCCTACACAATCAGAATTAGATAAACAAAAGTTAACATAAAATGAACTGTCCT
This genomic window contains:
- the LOC138317271 gene encoding uncharacterized protein isoform X3: MFRVDPQEYKEAFNMYDKDHDGIISTQKLGAVLRALGHNPTEIEMQEMIDEIDSEDTGSVDFESFLDVVMSRDIDDEDHERALREAFKMFDRDGNGYIDAEELRLCMMNLGEKLTQEEVEEMIREVDVDFDGRMNYEEFVKLMCTKYPLT
- the LOC138317271 gene encoding uncharacterized protein isoform X2; its protein translation is MAHIKKPEPALTEETFAISLLSQLTEDKVHEYKEAFNMYDKDHDGIISTQKLGAVLRALGHNPTEIEMQEMIDEIDSEDTGSVDFESFLDVVMSRDIDDEDHERALREAFKMFDRDGNGYIDAEELRLCMMNLGEKLTQEEVEEMIREVDVDFDGRMNYEEFVKLMCTKYPLT
- the LOC138317271 gene encoding uncharacterized protein isoform X1 encodes the protein MSKNVSVSSEVDLRIIITKLSKQCRRDSNGDLIPLSQLTEDKVHEYKEAFNMYDKDHDGIISTQKLGAVLRALGHNPTEIEMQEMIDEIDSEDTGSVDFESFLDVVMSRDIDDEDHERALREAFKMFDRDGNGYIDAEELRLCMMNLGEKLTQEEVEEMIREVDVDFDGRMNYEEFVKLMCTKYPLT